One stretch of Periplaneta americana isolate PAMFEO1 chromosome 1, P.americana_PAMFEO1_priV1, whole genome shotgun sequence DNA includes these proteins:
- the LOC138705883 gene encoding UMP-CMP kinase 2, mitochondrial-like isoform X1 has product MRTLFWSYGQKVMTETCRGFSSVYHSLDAILAYLKNGEFAQMPEVQKLLAIFSDNYPERSGLDSDVLHSHPFIVFEGLDGAGKTTNVKKLTEFLQGQTVSTPPNCMLPLRDHFNQQPAALKRAYYGLGNYIAGRHVETLLNSHAVIMDRFWHSTAAYAIAEEVKTGCLQLPQEGDPLYRWPSDLVKPDLVLFLELDESARSSRHRCRNTTNTEEEQQLLWDNLYRESTIGAYRRIAGVPLIAINASMNESKVFEQVQQAIQQLLTC; this is encoded by the exons ATGAGAACTCTATTCTGGTCTTATGGTCAGAAG GTTATGACAGAAACCTGTCGTGGCTTCAGTTCTGTGTACCATTCACTGGATGCGATCCTGGCATATCTGAAGAATGGCGAG TTTGCCCAGATGCCTGAAGTTCAGAAATTGTTGGCGATATTCAGTGACAACTACCCAGAGAGGAGTGGACTTGATAGTGACGTGCTCCACTCTCACCCATTCATTGTGTTTGAGGGACTTGACGGAGCTG GAAAGACTACGAACGTGAAGAAGCTGACAGAATTTCTTCAAGGCCAAACAGTGTCAACACCCCCTAACTGTATGCTTCCCCTAAGAGATCACTTCAACCAGCAGCCTGCAGCTCTGAAGCGTGCATACTATGGGTTGGGGAACTACATTGCTGGAAGACATGTGGAGACACTGCTAAACTCCCATGCTGTGATTATGGACCG GTTCTGGCACTCAACAGCAGCATATGCGATTGCCGAAGAAGTGAAGACTGGATGTCTGCAGCTGCCCCAGGAAGGCGACCCGTTATACAGATGGCCAAGTGACCTCGTGAAGCCAGATCTCGTGCTGTTTTTGGAGCTGGATGAGTCTGCTCGCAGCAGCCGGCACAGATGCCGCAACACTACCAACACCGAGGAAGAGCAGCAGCTGTTGTGGGACAACCTATACAGGGAGAG cacAATTGGAGCATACAGACGTATAGCAGGCGTACCTCTCATTGCAATCAACGCCAGTATGAATGAGAGTAAAGTGTTCGAGCAAGTGCAGCAGGCTATCCAACAGTTATTAACTTGTTAA
- the LOC138705883 gene encoding UMP-CMP kinase 2, mitochondrial-like isoform X2, producing the protein MTETCRGFSSVYHSLDAILAYLKNGEFAQMPEVQKLLAIFSDNYPERSGLDSDVLHSHPFIVFEGLDGAGKTTNVKKLTEFLQGQTVSTPPNCMLPLRDHFNQQPAALKRAYYGLGNYIAGRHVETLLNSHAVIMDRFWHSTAAYAIAEEVKTGCLQLPQEGDPLYRWPSDLVKPDLVLFLELDESARSSRHRCRNTTNTEEEQQLLWDNLYRESTIGAYRRIAGVPLIAINASMNESKVFEQVQQAIQQLLTC; encoded by the exons ATGACAGAAACCTGTCGTGGCTTCAGTTCTGTGTACCATTCACTGGATGCGATCCTGGCATATCTGAAGAATGGCGAG TTTGCCCAGATGCCTGAAGTTCAGAAATTGTTGGCGATATTCAGTGACAACTACCCAGAGAGGAGTGGACTTGATAGTGACGTGCTCCACTCTCACCCATTCATTGTGTTTGAGGGACTTGACGGAGCTG GAAAGACTACGAACGTGAAGAAGCTGACAGAATTTCTTCAAGGCCAAACAGTGTCAACACCCCCTAACTGTATGCTTCCCCTAAGAGATCACTTCAACCAGCAGCCTGCAGCTCTGAAGCGTGCATACTATGGGTTGGGGAACTACATTGCTGGAAGACATGTGGAGACACTGCTAAACTCCCATGCTGTGATTATGGACCG GTTCTGGCACTCAACAGCAGCATATGCGATTGCCGAAGAAGTGAAGACTGGATGTCTGCAGCTGCCCCAGGAAGGCGACCCGTTATACAGATGGCCAAGTGACCTCGTGAAGCCAGATCTCGTGCTGTTTTTGGAGCTGGATGAGTCTGCTCGCAGCAGCCGGCACAGATGCCGCAACACTACCAACACCGAGGAAGAGCAGCAGCTGTTGTGGGACAACCTATACAGGGAGAG cacAATTGGAGCATACAGACGTATAGCAGGCGTACCTCTCATTGCAATCAACGCCAGTATGAATGAGAGTAAAGTGTTCGAGCAAGTGCAGCAGGCTATCCAACAGTTATTAACTTGTTAA
- the LOC138705906 gene encoding uncharacterized protein, translating into MHTQNKYWVVSKLVIFCILLTVASAQFDVPEADTSEEPWTGRWMPHPPYSEPETNIIDVLHDREHGVKMGVKTTECDDAKTNLTMDWDYSPSDYTCYNYNSKIVPDWRIKPILECENIPRYYTGRHECMNKSIHYDSAVPTYGTHRPLWPRYGEYKFVPRQRWVHSLEHGAVVMLYHPCANQLEVNRLRHLVIRCLRRHIITPHALLDEERPLALVTWGCRLTMSTVQPGIVQNFIKQHALQGPEKISKDGQYDLGLKVAAQILTDTDDSILCPRH; encoded by the exons ATGCATACACAAAACAAATATTGGGTTGTGTCTAAGTTAGTCATATTTTGTATCTTGCTAACTGTGGCAAGTGCACAGTTTGATGTACCTGAAGCAGATACTTCTGAGGAACCATGGACAGGTCGATGGATGCCACATCCCCCATACTCAGAACCGGAAACGAACATTATAGATGTACTACACGATCGTGAACATGGAGTTAAGATGGGCGTGAAAACGACTGAATGTGATGATGCAAAG ACAAATCTGACAATGGATTGGGACTACTCTCCAAGTGACTATACCTGCTACAACTACAATAGCAAGATTGTTCCAGATTGGAGGATTAAACCTATTTTGGAGTGTGAAAATATTCCGAGATACTATACA GGTCGGCATGAATGTATGAATAAGTCTATACATTATGACTCTGCTGTACCAACATA tggcACACATCGACCTCTTTGGCCTCGATATGGTGAATACAAGTTCGTACCTCGACAAAGATGGGTTCACAGTTTAGAG CATGGAGCTGTTGTAATGTTGTATCATCCCTGTGCAAACCAGCTGGAAGTGAATCGTCTGAGGCATCTCGTCATAAGATGTCTCCGCAGGCACATCATTACACCACATGCACTCTTAGACGAAGAAAGG CCTTTGGCCTTAGTTACGTGGGGATGTCGATTAACCATGTCAACTGTCCAACCTGGTATTGTGCAGAACTTCATCAAACAACATGCTTTGCAAGGaccagagaaaatatcaaaggatgGGCAATATGACTTAGGTTTAAAAGTAGCTGCACAGATTCTAACTGATACAGACGATTCTATCCTATGCCCAAGACACTGA